The following DNA comes from Desulfatiglans anilini DSM 4660.
TTGTGGTACGCATTGCACCTTTTATCAAGACGAGATGAGGGCGATTCTAGGTTCAAAGTTCATTCCCGGCGGGGTGGGCAGAGAGTTGATGATATCGGGGGCGCGTTGCAGGTCCGGCACCGTCTCGCCCGCGGCGGCCCCGGCGGACTGAGGCAGGCAAGCAAACAGAAACGTAGAAAAAAGGAGCACTTATTGTATCTCAGACGCACGTATCGCCAGGGGGCCTTCGAATATGCGATCGCAGAATCCTTCGAGGCCGGCGGGGTTTGGCAGCACCGGGAACTCTGCCACCTGGGAGAGGACCCGGGCGTGTTCATCGAGTATCCGGGAGGCAACAGCTTCTATATCAACGAAGATCTCGAGAGGGATCTCGAGCGGGCGGATGTGAGCTTTACGGCCGATGAACTCGAAAGGCTCTTCCTGCCTTTTCTGGACCCGGATATCCGGCGGGTGGTCGATCTTTTCGACCGGGGAGGCCGCGGCTCCCGAAGCGGGCGTACGTATTCGTCCCAGGAGATGGATACGCTTCAAAAAGAGCTGCACTCGTTCGACAAACGCAGACTCCACTATCTGCGCTGCGGCCGTGTGGACATTGGCAACCTCGAGGGAAGAAGCTGGAAATTTTTGAATGTTCTGCTCGAGAAAAGCCGGGACGAGATCGAGCATATCTTCGAGGATATGGAAAGGCAGCTGCCGGAACGCGAGATACGTGCCTATCTGTTTACGGCTCTGCATCTCCAGACCCATTTCAGCCATCTCATCAGCCGCAATTATCCCGGAATGCTGGACCCCGAACGGGTGGATCACTTTTTCCTCGAGGACCTTTGCCGGCTCAACCGGGATGAAGGCTTCTTCCGCGGGGTGCGGCACGATGACCGAAACGTCCTCCATCCCTACCTGGCACGCTATGTCGCGCTCTATTTCGACCAGGGATGGGATCCTCACAGCGTATGGGACGAGGATATCCAGGATTTCATCAGCCGTCACCGGCTGGTCCGCTCTCAGTCCTCGAGTGCGCATGGCTTGAGCCCGGAAGAGGTAAGGGCGTGCCGGGAGCTTGAATTGGAGCCTCAGGGCTTCCGGACCATGGGCAGAGCAGAGGTGGTGCAAACTTATCGAAGGAAGGCCATTCAGGCCCATCCGGATACCGGCGGAGACCACGAGACGTTCGTCCGGATCAAGGAGGCCTACGA
Coding sequences within:
- a CDS encoding J domain-containing protein, with translation MYLRRTYRQGAFEYAIAESFEAGGVWQHRELCHLGEDPGVFIEYPGGNSFYINEDLERDLERADVSFTADELERLFLPFLDPDIRRVVDLFDRGGRGSRSGRTYSSQEMDTLQKELHSFDKRRLHYLRCGRVDIGNLEGRSWKFLNVLLEKSRDEIEHIFEDMERQLPEREIRAYLFTALHLQTHFSHLISRNYPGMLDPERVDHFFLEDLCRLNRDEGFFRGVRHDDRNVLHPYLARYVALYFDQGWDPHSVWDEDIQDFISRHRLVRSQSSSAHGLSPEEVRACRELELEPQGFRTMGRAEVVQTYRRKAIQAHPDTGGDHETFVRIKEAYECLIRLKH